TACAATACCTACTGTAAAGGCATTTTTAGGTGCTGTAGCCTTTAGGTTTTCGTATACTGCTAAAATTTGCGCTGGTACTGTGTCCTTTGAACCAAGACCATATCTACCACCAATAACCATTGGTGCATTTTCTTTACCAAAGAACATGGTTCTAACATCTTGATATAGTGGCTCTCCAAGAGAACCTGGTTCTTTTGTTCTATCTAATACAGCAATTTTCTTTACTGTCTTTGGCAGTACATCAAAGAAGTATTTTTCTGAGAAAGGTCTGTATAGGTGTACTTTTACTACCCCTACCTTCTCACCTTTTGCTATTAAGTAATCAACGGTTTCTTCAATCGTATCTGTTACAGAACCCATAGCAATAATGATGTTTTCTGCATCTTCTGCCCCATAGTAGTTAAATGGCTTGTATTCTCTGCCGGTAAGTGCTGAAATTTCCTTCATGTAATCAGCTACCATATCAGGAAGAGCATCATAGTATTTATTTGCTGCTTCCTTTGCTTGGAAGAAAACATCTGGGTTTTGTGCAGTTCCTCTTAACACTGGATGTTCTGGATTTAAAGCTCTATCTCTAAAGGCTTGAATAGCATCCCAATCTACTAATTTAGCAAACTCATCATACTCAATCACTTCAACTTTTTGCATCTCATGAGAAGTTCTGAATCCATCAAAGAAGTGTACAAAAGGCACTCTTCCTTTGATAGCTGCTAAGTGAGCAATACCCCCTAAATCCATAACTTCTTGAACACTACCAGATGCCAGCATAGCACATCCTGTTTGTCTTGTAGACATAACATCTGAGTGATCTCCAAAGATAGAAAGAGCATGCCCAGCTAAAGCTCTAGCACTTACATGGAATACTCCTGGAAGTAATTCTCCAGCGATTTTATACATATTAGGAATCATTAACAGTAGTCCCTGAGAAGCTGTAAAAGTCGTGGTTAAAGCTCCTGCTGCTAAGGAACCATGTACAGCCCCCGCTGCCCCTGCCTCCGATTGCATTTCTACAACCTTTACAGTTTGTCCAAATATGTTTTTTTGTCCTTCAGCACTCCACTCGTCAACATTTTCTGCCATGTTGGATGAAGGAGTAATAGGATAAATAGCCGCTACATCAGTAAAGGCATAGGAAACATATGCCGCTGCAGCATTTCCATCCATTGTTTTCATCTTTCTTGCCATGTGTGATAGCCTCCCTTTTTTAATTATCATGCAAAAGATATAGTCATAATTGTATATTTAGGATCATGTATCCTGTATACATAATTCTATTATATCTAAATGTTTTCATGATTTACAGTAAAACTTTTTAGATATCTTCAATTATTTTTGCATTTTAAAACCTTTTCCTGATATTTTAAAGGTTTCACCATAAAATTTTTGAAAGGTTCAAAATACTGGAAAATATGGTACAGTCACTAACAAAGTGATCTTCTATAGCTAAAGATTTAAAAATTAAACATAATTATAGATGCGCACTTCTAAAGTTAAATTTTAATATACACGGTCTATTGCAGCTTAATCCTATCTAAGCCTCTCCCCTATAGATAAATACTATGAATAGATGATAGTATGGTGTATAATAATATTTGAATATGTTTTATATAGGAGGTTTGTTTATGATTGTTGGTCATAAAAAAGATTTAGAAAGCGTCAAAGTTACACATCCCGAGGCAAAAAATGCCTTAATGAAGGTATTGGTATCCCCCAGTGAGGGTTGGGAAAGTCATGTAATGCGTATATTTGAACTAGCAGAGGGTGGTCACACACCTAAACATACCCACCCTTGGCCCCACATTAACTATGTTATTCGCGGGAAAGGAAGTATGCATCTTGATGGAAAAGATTATGTCATTGAAGCCGGGTCCTTTGCATATGTACCTTCAGAAGCAATTCATCAGTTTAGAAATGTTGGTACTGAGAAGTTAGAACTTATGTGTATTGTTCCAACAGAAGGACATCAATAGTTTTTTGCCTGTCCCTTTGATACATTATACATGAAATTTATTAAACCCTCAATAGAAAAAAACAAGAAAAAAACATTCTGACTACATTTTTTTGAAAAAGCCCTCTCACGGTGAAGTGAAAAGGGCTTTCAATCATATTAGTAATCATATTAGTACTAAATATTTAGCTTTTTACTTAGCTGATCTAACATATCTACTGTCATAGCAGCTAAATCGTATTTTGGGTTCCAGCCCCATTGCTTTCTTGCCTCACTATCATCTAAAGAATTCGGCCAGGAGTCAGCGATCTTTTGTATATCAGGATTTACATCATAATGCATCTCAAATTCAGGTATATGCTTCTTAATTTCTGCAGCTATTTCTTCAGGGTCAAAGCTCATAGCAGTAATGTTAAAGGCATTTCTATGGATTAATTTAGAAGGGTCCGCTTCCATAAGCTGCACAATCGCTTCTAAAGCGTCCGGCATATACATCATATCCATATAAGTACCTTTGTCTAAGAAACAAGAGTATTTTTTATTTTTAAGGGCTTCATAATAAATATGCACAGCATAGTCAGTGGTTCCTCCACCAGGTAGCGCCACACTAGAAATGATCCCTGGAAAACGCACACCTCGGGTATCAAGTTGATATTTTTGGTAGTAATAATCACACAGAAGCTCTCCTGCCACTTTTGTTACACCATAAATAGTGGTGGGACGCATCACAGTATCTTGTGGTGTTTGATCTTTAGGCGTAGAAGGACCAAATACAGCGATAGAACTTGGGGTGCATACGGCACATTGGTTTTCCCTGGCCACCTCCAGAACATTGTAAAGCCCATTCATATTTATATTCCATGCAACTGCTGGATTTTTTTCTCCAGTAGCTGATAAAACAGCTGCTAAATGGAGAATCGTATCTACCTTATGCTTTTTAACCGCATCAGCAATTTGTTGTGCATTGGTAACATCAACAATTTCAAAAGGTTCCGATGTGGCTTGGGAATCTTCTTTTTTACTTCTGCTGCTGGAAATTACATTATCATCACCATAAGTTTTTCTTAAATACATAACCAATTCGGATCCTATTTGTCCCAATGCTCCGGTTACTAATACTTTTTTCAATATTTCCACCTCGCTAATAAAATTTACTCACTCTACAAATACTATTGCATATGTTTATTATTATTTAAAAAAGCTTTTTTAAAACATATCTCTTATTAATTTTATTTGTTATTTTTTAAAGCCTTTTCTAAAAATCCCCTTCATTGGACATAAGATTATTTTTTTGATAAGATAACTTAGAATATAATAATAAAGGAGCGTTTCACTTATGGATAATAAAAAAGTTTTGGCCGTGGTAGGAAACCGTGAAATTACAGAAGGAGATTTGCAAACGATTATAAGAAGTTTAGATCCACAACGTGCTATGCAATTTCAAACTGAAGAAGGACAACAAAGATTGTTAGAGGAAATTATCGATCAGGAGTTAATGTACTTAGATGCAGTTGACAATAATATGCCTAATGATGAGGCTTATCAAAAAGAATTGAAAAAAATCTCAGAAAACTTTTTAAAGCAATATGCCATCAATCAACTGATAAAGGATGTTAAGGTTGATGATAAGGAAATAGAAGATTATTACGAAAATCACAAGGAATACTTCAGAAATCCAGCTGCTGCAAAAGCTAGCCATATTCTAGTAGATACCGAAGAAAAAGCGGAATCTATCTTAAAGGAAATTAATGAAGGTCTTTCTTTCGAAGAAGCAGCCTCTAAGTATTCAAGCTGTCCCTCTAAGGCACAAGGTGGAAATTTAGGAGAGTTTTCAAAAGGAAAAATGGTACCAGAGTTTGAAGAGGCTGTCTTCAATATGGAAAAAGGAGAGATCAGCAAGCCTGTAAAAACTCAGTTTGGTTATCACCTTATTAAGCTATTTGACCGTAAAAAAGAGGATACTAAGACCCTTAGCGAAGTCAAGGATAGATTAACACAACAGTTACTAGGCCAAAAACAACAACAATTATATCTTGAGAAAGTTGAAGGCTTAAGAAATAAGTATACGGTAACGATGAATATATAGTTTTTTAAAAAAAGCATATTTTAAAACAATTAAAATTTTTCTTGACATTCATTTTATTTAGTGATAAATTATATATCATAAATTTCATAATTTACTCTTATAAAGAGAGGTGGAGGGACTGGCCCTATGAAGCCCGGCAACCAGCATATAAAGTGCATGGTGCTAATTCCTGTAGGTAATGTTGTGCCTAAGAGATGAGAGGATAGGTAATAAAAAAACTTATGCGCTTCTCCATCTTCTTGGAGAAGCTTTTTTAATTAGATAAGATAAGAAAAGGAGAGATCATTCATGAGTAAAAAACAACTTCGCTTTGACACTTTGCAGGTTCACGCTGGACAAAGCCCAGATCCAACGACAGGTTCTCGCGCTGTTCCAATCTACCAAACTTCATCCTATGTTTTTAATGATGCGGATCATGCCGCTAATTTATTCGCACTAAAAGAACCGGGAAATATTTATACAAGAATCATGAATCCTACTACGGATGTATTTGAACAAAGAATTGCTGCCCTCGAGGGGGGCGTTGGCGCTTTAGCTGTAGCATCTGGTTCCGCAGCTATCACTTATGCCATCTTAAATATTGCAGAAGCTGGAGATGAGGTTGTTGCCGCTAGTACTTTATATGGTGGCACCTACAATTTATTTGCTGCTACACTGCCTAAACTAGGAATAAAAGTAAACTTTGTAGATCCCGATGATCCCGAAAACTTCGCTAAAGCCATCAATGAAAAGACAAAAGCTGTTTATATAGAAAGTATCGGTAATCCAGGTATCAACCTGATAGATATCGAAGCAGTGGCAAAAATCGCTCATGAAAATGGTCTTCCTCTTATTGTTGATAACACCTTTGGTACCCCTTATTTGATCCGTCCCATAGAATTCGGAGCAGATATTGTTGTGCATTCTGCTACAAAATTCATCGGAGGTCATGGAAGCTCCATAGGTGGTGTGATCGTTGACGGAGGAAATTTTGATTGGGAAAAAAGTGGCCGGTTTCCTGGTTTAACAGAAGCTGATCCCACCTATCATGGTGTAAAATATGTAGAAGCCTGCGGACCTTTAGCTTTTATTGTTAAGGCTAGAGTACAGCTTCTAAGAGATACCGGTGCTTCTTTAAGCCCATTTAATTCCTTCTTATTCCTACAGGGAATAGAAACGCTTTCTCTTCGCGTGGAACGTCACGTGGAGAACACAAAGAAGATTGTGGCATTTTTAAGTAAACATCCCCTTGTATCTTGGGTAAATTATCCTAGCTTAGCAGGAAATAAATATTATGAACTAGCACAAAAGTACCTACCTAAAGGTGCAGGTTCTATTTTTACCTTTGGTATCAAAGGTGATGTAGAAGCCGGTAAGAAGTTTATAAATAGTTTAGAGCTTTTTTCACTACTGGCTAATGTAGCAGATGCGAAGTCTCTTGTGATTCATCCTGCCAGCACTACCCATGCACAACTATCTGAAGAGGATCAAAAAGCTGCTGGTGTTACACCCGATATGATTCGATTATCTGTAGGAATCGAAGATGTTGAAGATTTAATTGAGGATTTAGATCAAGCTTTACAGAAGGCTGTAAATGAATAATTTGAAAGTTTTTATGATAAAGGAGGAAAAAATTTAAATGCCTGTTAAAATACCTGATCATCTGCCAGCTACGGAAGTTTTAAATAAGGAAAATATTTTTGTTATGACGGAAAGTCGTGCACTCACCCAGGATATTCGTGCCTTAAAAATTGGTATTTTAAACTTGATGCCCACCAAGATTACGACGGAAGTTCAAATTTTACGATTACTAGGTAATTCTCCCTTGCAGGTGGATATTGTACTTCTGCACCCCAAGAGTTATAAGTCTAAACATACGCCAGAGAAACATTTAACCTCTTTTTATAAGACCTTCGACGACATAAAGGAGGAAAAGTTTGATGGACTTATTATCACTGGTGCCCCAGTGGAACATTTAGCTTTTGAAGAGGTGGCTTACTGGGAGGAACTAAAAGAGATTATGGCGTGGCAGCTTCACAATGTAACCTCCACCCTTCATATATGCTGGGGGGCACAGGCTGGGCTTTATTACCATTTTGGTATTCCTAAATATACATTATCCTCAAAAATGTTTGGCATATTTACGCATACAGTAACAAAAAGAAATGTACCACTTCTTAGAGGTTTTGATGACATCTTTTTGGCACCTCATTCTAGACATACTGAAGTAAAGAGAGAAGATATTGAAAAGGTTCCAGAACTTGAAATTTTGTCAGAGTCAGAGGAAAGTGGAATTTACATCGTGGCTACAAAGGATGGACGACAGGTTTTTGTAACAGGACACTCCGAATATGAACCACTAACTTTAAAGGCCGAATATGATCGAGACGTAACCGCCGGCAAAGAAATAGAAAAACCCAAAAATTATTTTCCAAATGATGATCCCACCAAACCTCCTGTGGTTAACTGGAGAAGCCATGCTAACCTGTTGTTTTCCAATTGGTTGAATTATTACGTTTACCAACAGACCCCGTATAATATTAATGAGGTTTCCAAGGCAGAGGGTCAATGGGAGAGAAAACGCGAAGGTTCTCAAGTGTAAGTTTGTGAGAATATAATAAAAAAGAGAGAATAGATATATACATATACCCCATATATCTATCTCTCTTTTTTTATTTTAAGTGTGTTAAATAGCACACAAATAATTGATCGATAGACAACATCCAATATTTAGAATAGTTAAATTTTTTAGATAATTGTATTGACAGTATCCACAGATGCTGTTATAATACTTATTAACAATATTTTAATTATAAATTAAAAATTTTAAATACTCATTAAAACTAAAAAGAAAAGGATGATATCCATGCTTTGTAAAAAAATAGAAAACCAAAATAAAAAAAACCCGCTAACTACCTCTGTAGGATGTAAAGAAAAATTATCTCTTGTAGAAAAAAAAACCACTAAACCTTCTACTGCTAAGTATACCATCACAAATAGCAACTGTAATTTAAACTTTTGGGGTGCAGGTCCTATGGATCAAGACCTTAAATTTTATTAAGACATATTTCTACGAAGTTCAATATGGCAAGGGCTACATCTGCGGCCCTTGGTTGTTTTTTTGTTAATAAAGCAGCCTTAGACTATAGATCGCTAAAATTAGGTATAAAATGCAGCGGAATTTACTTGGAGGATGTAGTGCTTGATCTCCTACCTGCATAAGTAGATAACCCAAATCTTTGATTTGGTGTTAGTCACTTAGTTTGTTCACCTACAACTGAGGGTCTTAGCAATCCATCGAAGGATAGAAATGCGTATTTACAATTCCACGATATTATATTCCAATTCAAGGGTATTGATAAAGAGTATTTTTCTTCTAAGTATTTCGCCTCTGCCTATAAGTAATTTCAGTACTTCACTAACCTCTATAGAAGCCACTAATGCAGGGGTAAAAGAAGGGTTGCCTAATTCTTTTTCTACTCCCCTTATATCCTTTTTGGCATAGATTACATCTAATGTTCTATCCCCTGGAAGGATTGTTGTTACTTGCCCATACCAACCTGCAATGGCTCCATGAACCAAAGGTATATTAAACTTTTCTGCAGTCTCCTGTAAAATAAATCTAGTTTCTATGTTATCCAATGCATCTATGATTATGTCATGCCCCTGCAGGATTTCTTCGGCATTCTCTTTATTTAACTTGCCAACAATCGCATTTACATAGACATCAGAATTTACTAAAGCCATCCTTGCTTTGGCTGTTTCCGCTTTGCTCTTGCCTAAGGTAGCTTCATTGGATAAAATTTGACGGTTTAAATTTGACGCATCAAAGACATCTCCGTCTACCGCTGTTATGTATCCTATGCCTAACCTTCCTAGCATTTCAATAATATAACCACCGAGT
The sequence above is drawn from the Clostridium formicaceticum genome and encodes:
- the metA gene encoding homoserine O-acetyltransferase MetA yields the protein MPVKIPDHLPATEVLNKENIFVMTESRALTQDIRALKIGILNLMPTKITTEVQILRLLGNSPLQVDIVLLHPKSYKSKHTPEKHLTSFYKTFDDIKEEKFDGLIITGAPVEHLAFEEVAYWEELKEIMAWQLHNVTSTLHICWGAQAGLYYHFGIPKYTLSSKMFGIFTHTVTKRNVPLLRGFDDIFLAPHSRHTEVKREDIEKVPELEILSESEESGIYIVATKDGRQVFVTGHSEYEPLTLKAEYDRDVTAGKEIEKPKNYFPNDDPTKPPVVNWRSHANLLFSNWLNYYVYQQTPYNINEVSKAEGQWERKREGSQV
- a CDS encoding L-threonine 3-dehydrogenase → MKKVLVTGALGQIGSELVMYLRKTYGDDNVISSSRSKKEDSQATSEPFEIVDVTNAQQIADAVKKHKVDTILHLAAVLSATGEKNPAVAWNINMNGLYNVLEVARENQCAVCTPSSIAVFGPSTPKDQTPQDTVMRPTTIYGVTKVAGELLCDYYYQKYQLDTRGVRFPGIISSVALPGGGTTDYAVHIYYEALKNKKYSCFLDKGTYMDMMYMPDALEAIVQLMEADPSKLIHRNAFNITAMSFDPEEIAAEIKKHIPEFEMHYDVNPDIQKIADSWPNSLDDSEARKQWGWNPKYDLAAMTVDMLDQLSKKLNI
- a CDS encoding peptidylprolyl isomerase, producing MDNKKVLAVVGNREITEGDLQTIIRSLDPQRAMQFQTEEGQQRLLEEIIDQELMYLDAVDNNMPNDEAYQKELKKISENFLKQYAINQLIKDVKVDDKEIEDYYENHKEYFRNPAAAKASHILVDTEEKAESILKEINEGLSFEEAASKYSSCPSKAQGGNLGEFSKGKMVPEFEEAVFNMEKGEISKPVKTQFGYHLIKLFDRKKEDTKTLSEVKDRLTQQLLGQKQQQLYLEKVEGLRNKYTVTMNI
- a CDS encoding cupin domain-containing protein, whose translation is MIVGHKKDLESVKVTHPEAKNALMKVLVSPSEGWESHVMRIFELAEGGHTPKHTHPWPHINYVIRGKGSMHLDGKDYVIEAGSFAYVPSEAIHQFRNVGTEKLELMCIVPTEGHQ
- a CDS encoding homocysteine synthase gives rise to the protein MSKKQLRFDTLQVHAGQSPDPTTGSRAVPIYQTSSYVFNDADHAANLFALKEPGNIYTRIMNPTTDVFEQRIAALEGGVGALAVASGSAAITYAILNIAEAGDEVVAASTLYGGTYNLFAATLPKLGIKVNFVDPDDPENFAKAINEKTKAVYIESIGNPGINLIDIEAVAKIAHENGLPLIVDNTFGTPYLIRPIEFGADIVVHSATKFIGGHGSSIGGVIVDGGNFDWEKSGRFPGLTEADPTYHGVKYVEACGPLAFIVKARVQLLRDTGASLSPFNSFLFLQGIETLSLRVERHVENTKKIVAFLSKHPLVSWVNYPSLAGNKYYELAQKYLPKGAGSIFTFGIKGDVEAGKKFINSLELFSLLANVADAKSLVIHPASTTHAQLSEEDQKAAGVTPDMIRLSVGIEDVEDLIEDLDQALQKAVNE